One Paraburkholderia phymatum STM815 genomic window, CATGCACTATCAGACCGACATTCTCGGGCTGTTCCCATCGGTCGCGCCAGCCTTGCTTGCCAATACGCGCAAGCTCTGCGACGCCGCGCGGACCAAAGGCGTCGGCGTTTATTTCGCCAATCTCCGCTTCAGTCCGGGCTACCCGGAAGTCAGTCCGTCGAACAAGAACGGGCAAGGAATCAAGCAGCTCGGTCTGTTCGTCGACGATCAGACCGCGCCCGAATTGGGCCCGCGGGCTGGCGAACCGGTCATCGTCGCGCACCGGGCCAGCGTGTTCTTCGGCACGGATCTGCAGGCACGCCTTCTCGCACAAGGTGTCGATTCGCTGGTGATGGTCGGCATTGCATCGACGGGCGTCGTGCTGTCGTCGGTCGCGTATGCGAGCGACGCGGACTTCCGTCTGTTCACGGTCAAGGATTGCTGCTATGACCCGGATCAGGTGGTACATGAACATCTGTTCTCCACCGCATTCGATTCGCGCACTACGGTGCTCTCGCTCGCAGACGCCCTGCTGCTGCTCGCCTGAGAACGAGTTTCGAGAGCCAGCAGCCGGCCATTTCGAGGACCGGCAAGGGAAAGTGAAGTCCTTGCGCTCATGCGGTCCGAACTCATCGGGCAAGCCGGGGCGCATTCTGACGGCGGCCCACGCAGTCTCCCAGGCGCAAGGGTCGGCGTTTTTTGAGCGCGAATCAGGTTTCGGTTGGCAAGCGCACGATGTGCAGTGAATGGTGTTTGACTGTCACTCGAGACGTTGTACGATTTGCCATCAATAACCCTAAAGGGAGGGCCTCATGGATGAAAGCTTGAGGCACACGTTGGCGAGCGCGTTTGTGGCTACAGGCTGTCTGCTGTCGTCAGCAGCGCACGCGTACAGTGCAGCCGAGGACGCCGACGCCCAGGATCGGGAAGTGAAAGCTGCCTATGATCGCGGCTACAAGGCAGCCAAAGAGGAACTCGCGCGCGAAGCCGCCACGAAGAGCGTTGCCGCTACGTCATCTCCCGACACCGCAGTGCCCGGGGCAAAAGCGGTGTCCAATGCGCCTCGCAAACCCATACTCGACATCAAGCACGTCTACAGCGAGACAAGCGACATCGAAACCGTGCAGGAAGTGCCTGTCACGTCGACGCCGTTGCCAGAAAATAAAGGCACGCAGTCTGCCGCGCCCCATGCCGCTCGCTTCAGGCAACCGCAGTCTGTCGCGCGTCGCGCTTCACCCGCATCAAGCGATGATTGGATCGAATCCGGCACGCCGCAAGCCAGGCAACCGGTTCAACGCCCCAGCGCGCAGGCCAGGAGTGCCGCTGTCGTGCGGCCGACGGGACGTGTGCAGCAAGAGGACACGGCGTCCCGCGAAGAGCTGGCGGAAGACGACGGCTATGACCCGGAAATGCCGCGCGAGGCGCGGGTTTATTCGACTCAACCGCAGTATGCAAGGCCCCGCGCGCAGTACGCGCCGCCACCCGTGGTGATCCGCTCGACACCCCAGGCATATGGCTACGGGCAGCCGCCAACCTATTCGACCGCCCGCCCGTACGCTTATTACGCGCCAGGCAATGCGTCGTACGACGGGTATCGGCCGTCGCCCTATGCCGGCCGATGGTACTGGTCGCCGGAATATGGACGCTGGCTGTACTACTGATCGCCCCAACCATCCGCGACGGGCTATGTCAGCTTCAGCTCCCGCACGATCCAGTCGGGCCCGATTGCGCGAATTCATCCACGCTGCGCCCCGCCAGGGTCAGCACCTCGAGGCAGCGTTGGGTCAGCAATGGATTTGTCGAACGGAACCCTAACGGAACCGTTACGGTTCCATCCCGGCCGTGCTGCGTCACTTCACGTTGAATGGCGACACCCACATCGTCTTCGCCGCACTCGCCGCT contains:
- a CDS encoding isochorismatase family cysteine hydrolase, whose product is MEIPLDPTGEDNEIRAASTRRMASPIPAIVPARTALIVMHYQTDILGLFPSVAPALLANTRKLCDAARTKGVGVYFANLRFSPGYPEVSPSNKNGQGIKQLGLFVDDQTAPELGPRAGEPVIVAHRASVFFGTDLQARLLAQGVDSLVMVGIASTGVVLSSVAYASDADFRLFTVKDCCYDPDQVVHEHLFSTAFDSRTTVLSLADALLLLA